The Neochlamydia sp. S13 genome has a segment encoding these proteins:
- a CDS encoding mechanosensitive ion channel family protein, translating into MLLKFVNMFHSILSFTMDGTYKWILEAIGIVLLVLIINFFAKRGLEKLHLYFERTNQIWKDSFVQSFYRPLSAYIWFYAFFQLIDLISHRVFEGTIFSNLPKVLSIGLVSAIAWFLMRWKKAIIFNMHLQSLKHDQPIDSGKIDVINKMWTIIILFLAALSVLEITGQNINTLIAFGGVGGLAIAFASQEMIANFFGGLMVYVTQPFTVGDWINLPERKMEGNVEEIGWYMTRVRTFEKRPIYIPNSMFSKVVVMNPARMSHRKFDEIIGIRYSDMPVARHIISDITTMLIDHFHVDRRLGPTVNLEGFGSYAVNIHISAYLLDIDHRSYIQAKQEILFSIYNILNKHGAEIALPTSLQLYKEV; encoded by the coding sequence ATGCTATTAAAATTTGTGAACATGTTTCATTCTATTTTATCCTTTACCATGGATGGGACTTATAAATGGATCCTGGAAGCAATAGGAATTGTATTGCTTGTTTTAATTATTAATTTCTTTGCCAAACGCGGCTTAGAGAAGCTACACCTCTATTTTGAAAGAACTAATCAAATTTGGAAAGATAGCTTTGTTCAATCTTTTTATCGCCCCTTAAGTGCTTATATATGGTTTTATGCCTTTTTTCAGCTTATTGACTTAATCAGTCACCGTGTGTTTGAGGGGACTATTTTTTCCAACCTGCCTAAAGTTCTTTCTATTGGCCTTGTTTCAGCCATCGCCTGGTTTCTTATGCGCTGGAAAAAAGCCATTATTTTCAATATGCATTTGCAAAGCCTCAAGCATGATCAGCCTATCGATTCGGGAAAAATTGATGTCATTAATAAAATGTGGACCATCATCATTTTATTTCTTGCTGCTCTATCGGTATTAGAAATAACAGGCCAGAATATTAACACGTTAATTGCCTTTGGAGGGGTCGGCGGCCTTGCAATTGCTTTTGCTTCCCAAGAAATGATCGCTAACTTTTTTGGCGGTTTAATGGTTTACGTTACCCAACCTTTTACGGTGGGAGACTGGATTAACCTACCTGAGCGCAAGATGGAAGGAAATGTAGAAGAAATTGGTTGGTATATGACACGCGTTCGTACCTTTGAAAAGCGCCCTATCTATATTCCAAATTCTATGTTTTCCAAAGTGGTCGTGATGAACCCAGCTAGAATGAGCCATCGCAAATTTGATGAGATAATTGGAATTCGCTATAGTGATATGCCCGTTGCTCGGCATATCATCAGTGATATAACAACAATGCTTATTGACCATTTCCACGTCGATAGAAGGTTAGGCCCGACGGTTAATTTAGAGGGCTTTGGCAGCTACGCTGTTAATATTCATATTTCCGCTTATTTATTAGATATCGATCATAGAAGCTACATTCAAGCAAAGCAAGAAATCCTATTTTCTATCTACAACATTTTAAATAAGCATGGTGCAGAAATTGCCCTCCCAACTTCGCTTCAGCTTTATAAGGAAGTATAG